In a single window of the Rhizobiaceae bacterium genome:
- a CDS encoding TIGR01459 family HAD-type hydrolase: protein MHIDALSEISGRYAAILCDIWGVVHNGVRPFQHSVAALREARDKGIAVVLITNAPRSNSAIEGQLAGLGVDPQSWDRIVTSGDVTRELIQSGPRRIFHLGPDRDLEIYDELDIELVEEFEANGVVCTGLFDDETETPDDYADMLRRLRSRNLPFVCANPDIVAERGHKLIWCAGALARDYGQMGGRTLIAGKPFRPIYDLAMRRVADVRGKQTTVAETLAIGDGMLTDVKGAADYGLDYIYVSGGIHAREYGNADSPDLERLSQYLADHGRQPVAIMHRLR, encoded by the coding sequence ATGCATATCGATGCGCTGAGCGAGATTTCGGGCCGCTATGCCGCGATCCTCTGCGACATCTGGGGGGTGGTCCACAACGGCGTCCGGCCGTTTCAACACTCAGTCGCCGCACTGCGGGAAGCCCGCGACAAAGGAATTGCGGTGGTGCTGATCACCAATGCGCCGCGTTCCAACAGCGCCATCGAGGGGCAGCTTGCCGGATTGGGCGTCGATCCGCAAAGTTGGGACCGTATCGTAACTTCCGGGGACGTCACGCGGGAGTTGATCCAGTCGGGACCACGCCGGATCTTCCATCTCGGTCCCGACCGCGACCTTGAGATCTACGACGAACTGGACATCGAACTCGTGGAGGAGTTCGAGGCGAACGGGGTGGTCTGCACGGGGCTGTTCGACGACGAGACCGAGACACCGGACGACTATGCGGATATGTTGCGGCGTCTGCGCTCGCGCAATCTGCCTTTCGTCTGCGCCAACCCCGACATTGTGGCCGAGCGTGGCCATAAGCTCATCTGGTGTGCCGGGGCGCTGGCGCGCGACTATGGGCAAATGGGCGGGAGGACGCTGATTGCCGGAAAGCCGTTTCGACCTATCTACGACCTTGCGATGCGGCGAGTCGCAGACGTGCGCGGCAAGCAAACGACCGTCGCCGAAACGCTCGCCATCGGCGACGGGATGCTTACGGATGTCAAGGGCGCCGCCGACTACGGCCTCGACTATATCTATGTCTCGGGCGGTATCCATGCGCGCGAATATGGCAATGCCGACTCCCCCGATCTCGAACGCCTCTCGCAATATCTCGCCGACCATGGGCGACAGCCCGTCGCGATCATGCACCGGCTGCGCTGA
- a CDS encoding protein-S-isoprenylcysteine O-methyltransferase, whose protein sequence is MTPMLAAIVWALGLVGWVVIRHPYQRRARKLRTVADERSKGDRLALGVASFCLTIVPLVHVLTGFPAFADYAFRPWVGWLGTLTEIAFLALFLASHRQLGKNWSISLEIRDSHELVTDGLYRFVRHPMYSSFWLWAIAQALLIPNWIAGPAGLAGVGILYFTRVGAEEAMMRKTFGGAYEEYAARTGRVIPRIY, encoded by the coding sequence ATGACGCCGATGCTGGCCGCCATTGTCTGGGCGCTCGGGCTGGTGGGATGGGTGGTTATCCGGCATCCCTACCAACGACGGGCGCGAAAACTCAGGACGGTCGCCGACGAGCGTTCGAAAGGGGACCGGCTGGCGCTGGGGGTCGCTTCCTTCTGCCTGACGATCGTGCCGCTGGTCCATGTTCTTACGGGTTTTCCGGCCTTCGCGGACTACGCGTTCCGTCCTTGGGTGGGATGGCTGGGCACCCTGACGGAAATCGCCTTCCTCGCGCTTTTTCTCGCCAGCCACAGGCAGCTCGGCAAGAACTGGTCTATCTCGCTGGAGATTCGAGACAGCCACGAACTGGTAACGGATGGCCTGTACCGTTTTGTGCGCCACCCGATGTATTCCTCGTTCTGGCTCTGGGCGATTGCCCAGGCGCTGCTCATACCGAACTGGATTGCGGGGCCGGCGGGGCTTGCAGGCGTGGGTATCCTCTATTTCACGAGGGTCGGAGCGGAAGAGGCGATGATGCGAAAGACATTCGGCGGCGCCTATGAAGAATATGCGGCCCGCACGGGCAGGGTCATCCCGCGCATTTATTGA
- a CDS encoding alpha/beta hydrolase, with the protein MGISTSRRTFLAGGIAVAFGGAGRAEAAAYPQVYLLRGGVVGIFSTGMNQMSDDLAQRGVKAVVQGHTNWSSVARRIMMDRSRLGPGPVVLVGHSFGADAVVKISETIRRESIPVDMLVSIAATNPDPVPSNVRRAVGYYFSRHGWGLPLVAGTGFRGKLSNRDYSDVSEVGHFNIDKQTSVQNEILQLVLWSLGK; encoded by the coding sequence ATGGGAATAAGCACGAGCCGACGCACCTTTCTCGCGGGCGGGATCGCAGTCGCGTTCGGTGGCGCGGGGCGAGCTGAAGCCGCCGCCTATCCGCAGGTTTACCTGCTGCGGGGCGGAGTGGTGGGCATTTTCTCGACCGGCATGAACCAGATGAGCGACGATCTGGCACAACGAGGCGTCAAAGCGGTCGTTCAGGGCCATACGAACTGGTCATCGGTAGCGCGCAGGATCATGATGGACCGGTCGCGGCTGGGACCTGGGCCGGTGGTGCTCGTGGGTCATTCTTTCGGCGCGGACGCCGTCGTCAAGATTTCGGAAACGATCCGACGTGAGAGTATTCCGGTTGATATGCTGGTCTCTATCGCCGCAACCAATCCAGATCCGGTTCCATCGAATGTGCGTCGTGCCGTGGGATATTACTTCTCCCGACATGGATGGGGGCTCCCCTTGGTCGCAGGGACGGGATTTCGCGGTAAGCTCTCGAACCGGGACTATTCGGACGTTTCCGAAGTCGGCCACTTCAACATCGACAAGCAGACATCCGTGCAGAACGAAATCCTGCAATTGGTGCTTTGGTCGCTCGGGAAGTGA